From Polaribacter butkevichii, a single genomic window includes:
- a CDS encoding GmrSD restriction endonuclease domain-containing protein — protein MAKYSVHQQPVETLLSWIKSGDIAIPEIQRPFVWKAAKVRDLIDSLYQGYPVGYIITWRNPDVKLKNGELSAGKKVLIDGQQRITALTAAIVGQRVLNKNYKEINIRIAFNPLTEAFEVLNKAKEKSPEWINNINPIVNDEITISKARKSYIALNPDIDEDLIEQRIEKLKTVKNQQVGIIELDASLDIDTVTEIFIRINQKGVVLSNADFVMSKIASDEQHGGNKMRKMVDYFCRLLVDKGFIKHIVDNDTNFTESNYYKGIKWIATNNDDLYCPDYIDMLRVAFTFKFSRGKFSDLVALLSGRNFETRTYENDIAAASYQKLSDGLEAFVNQTNYQRFVMILKSTGLINRKLISSQNSLNFAYALYLKLRDDNMSEPEIQGYVKRWLILSIFIGRYSGSAESRIDEDIKQINTKGIAAYLLQMEQAHLGEGFWDFGLINDLESSSVNNNAYTLYLAAQVNKNSVAFLSKSMTITSLIEQRGDIHHIFPKQYLINNGYPQKAYNQVANFVYTEQATNIKVGKMPPTEYLGKIKDQINQGVNEVSTLDTETALVDNIKTNDIPSFITEATHKDYTKFLEERRKLMSKKLKAYYESL, from the coding sequence ATGGCAAAATATAGCGTACACCAACAACCTGTAGAAACTTTATTAAGTTGGATAAAATCTGGCGATATCGCCATACCAGAAATTCAGCGTCCTTTTGTGTGGAAAGCGGCAAAAGTAAGAGATTTAATAGATTCTTTATACCAAGGCTATCCTGTAGGTTATATTATTACTTGGCGTAATCCAGATGTGAAACTAAAAAACGGAGAATTATCAGCAGGTAAAAAAGTATTAATAGATGGGCAACAACGTATTACAGCTTTAACCGCAGCCATAGTTGGTCAAAGGGTATTAAATAAAAACTACAAAGAAATTAATATTCGTATTGCTTTCAATCCATTAACAGAAGCTTTTGAGGTTTTAAATAAAGCCAAAGAAAAAAGCCCTGAATGGATAAACAATATCAATCCTATTGTTAATGATGAGATTACAATTAGTAAAGCAAGAAAAAGTTATATAGCATTAAACCCAGACATAGATGAGGATTTAATAGAACAACGTATAGAAAAACTTAAAACAGTTAAAAACCAACAAGTCGGGATTATTGAGTTAGATGCAAGTTTAGATATTGATACAGTAACTGAAATTTTTATTCGTATCAATCAAAAAGGGGTGGTATTAAGTAATGCCGATTTTGTAATGTCTAAAATAGCTTCAGACGAACAACACGGCGGAAACAAAATGCGTAAAATGGTAGATTACTTCTGCCGTTTATTGGTAGATAAAGGTTTTATCAAACATATTGTAGATAACGATACCAATTTTACAGAAAGTAATTATTACAAAGGCATCAAATGGATAGCTACAAATAATGACGATTTGTATTGCCCGGATTATATAGATATGCTTCGTGTGGCATTTACTTTTAAATTTAGTCGTGGTAAGTTTAGTGATTTAGTAGCTTTATTATCTGGTAGAAATTTTGAAACTAGAACCTATGAAAATGATATTGCAGCAGCTAGTTATCAAAAATTATCAGATGGTTTAGAAGCTTTTGTCAATCAAACCAATTACCAAAGGTTTGTTATGATATTAAAGTCTACTGGCTTAATAAATAGAAAATTAATTTCGTCTCAAAACAGTTTAAATTTTGCCTACGCATTGTATTTAAAACTGCGTGATGATAATATGAGCGAACCAGAAATACAGGGTTATGTAAAAAGATGGTTGATATTATCCATATTTATTGGTCGTTATTCAGGTTCGGCAGAATCTAGAATAGATGAAGACATCAAACAAATAAACACAAAAGGAATTGCAGCGTATTTATTACAAATGGAGCAAGCTCATTTAGGCGAAGGCTTTTGGGATTTTGGTTTAATCAACGATTTAGAAAGCTCTAGTGTAAACAATAATGCGTACACCTTGTACTTAGCTGCTCAGGTAAATAAAAATTCGGTAGCTTTCTTATCAAAATCTATGACAATTACTAGTTTAATTGAACAAAGAGGAGATATACACCATATTTTTCCGAAACAATATTTGATAAACAACGGTTATCCACAAAAAGCCTATAACCAAGTAGCCAATTTTGTGTACACAGAGCAAGCTACCAATATAAAAGTGGGTAAAATGCCACCTACCGAATATTTAGGGAAAATTAAAGACCAGATAAACCAAGGTGTTAATGAAGTTAGCACATTAGATACTGAAACTGCTTTAGTAGATAATATTAAAACAAATGATATTCCATCATTTATAACAGAAGCTACACACAAAGATTACACCAAGTTTTTAGAAGAAAGACGTAAACTAATGTCTAAGAAACTAAAAGCTTATTACGAAAGTCTATAA
- a CDS encoding ATP-dependent nuclease, translated as MYISNLAITNYRGIKETRSIQLDQLSSIVGKNDAGKTIVLFAIASFLDIKSFPITYSDFNEIDQTIIFEFDFKSENLGELLMTKLKSKVKKTDGLEEYVQDFIFNGTIKYKREAAKVDKKFSAEYVLIEDFEQEDIQQLYFKPDEELNAILEKYGIEIPVEGKGRNSKVEKIKYIKQHFVEANRVSFWIEDDSKIASLFPAVEMFKADYGLEADTKFKTNSVSEIQDYFNREAAEAETKLKKVEAEIVEEMKKEAESVQVYMQDYASTLKSVQITPTVNWKDAIKGVDVSFQFDGDEKFIPMSHKGTGYRRLFMVARFRYLAEKSKGNNIIYLIEEPETFLHPTAQADLLGALKEMSVENQVIITTHSPIFAGATSINGVVLCTKDGQSNYCNATKDDDTTFLRKVIDELGIKPNYNLRDDFERILFVEGQDDATFFKVICSKVLARNLEDKVLVLPTGGSSIDSFINISYFKKNGRDLFLIVDSDKGVSFKNPEKPVKQQSTVDNFSKKFGSSYLLKKSNIESYFHPRAIERRYRHLEEGSVHFFDDDEYLVDFFKEKRISKKHNTQIFDLMTKEEFEEVVEQEFLDFLTEITN; from the coding sequence ATGTATATCTCCAATCTAGCCATAACCAATTATAGAGGGATTAAAGAAACCCGATCTATTCAATTAGACCAACTATCTTCCATAGTGGGTAAGAACGACGCAGGTAAAACCATAGTGCTTTTTGCAATCGCCTCTTTTCTTGATATTAAAAGCTTTCCAATAACATATTCAGATTTTAATGAAATAGACCAAACTATCATTTTTGAGTTTGATTTTAAGTCAGAAAATTTGGGAGAACTACTAATGACTAAACTTAAATCTAAGGTTAAGAAAACGGATGGTTTAGAAGAGTATGTGCAAGATTTTATTTTTAATGGAACGATAAAATATAAACGAGAAGCTGCTAAAGTGGATAAAAAGTTTTCAGCCGAGTATGTTTTAATTGAGGACTTTGAACAAGAAGATATTCAGCAATTATATTTCAAACCTGATGAAGAACTAAACGCTATTCTTGAAAAATACGGAATCGAAATACCTGTAGAAGGCAAAGGAAGAAACTCAAAGGTTGAAAAGATTAAATACATTAAACAACACTTTGTAGAAGCTAATAGAGTTAGCTTTTGGATAGAAGATGATAGTAAAATAGCTAGCCTATTCCCTGCTGTAGAAATGTTTAAAGCAGATTACGGTTTGGAGGCTGATACCAAATTCAAAACCAATTCAGTTAGTGAAATTCAAGATTATTTTAATCGTGAAGCTGCTGAAGCTGAGACCAAACTAAAAAAGGTTGAAGCTGAAATAGTTGAAGAGATGAAAAAAGAAGCTGAATCTGTTCAAGTTTATATGCAAGATTATGCTTCAACTCTAAAGTCTGTTCAAATTACGCCAACAGTAAATTGGAAAGATGCTATTAAAGGCGTAGACGTTAGTTTTCAATTTGATGGAGATGAAAAGTTTATTCCAATGAGTCATAAAGGTACTGGATACAGAAGACTTTTTATGGTAGCTCGTTTTAGATATTTGGCAGAAAAAAGCAAAGGCAATAATATTATTTATCTTATTGAAGAACCTGAAACATTCCTTCATCCAACAGCTCAAGCCGACTTATTAGGAGCTTTAAAAGAAATGTCGGTTGAAAATCAAGTCATCATTACAACTCATTCACCTATTTTTGCTGGAGCCACAAGTATTAACGGTGTGGTATTGTGTACTAAGGACGGGCAATCGAACTATTGCAATGCAACAAAAGATGATGATACTACTTTTTTAAGAAAGGTAATAGATGAATTGGGGATAAAACCTAATTACAACCTAAGAGATGATTTCGAAAGGATATTATTTGTAGAAGGACAAGATGATGCAACATTTTTTAAAGTGATTTGTAGTAAGGTGTTGGCTAGAAATCTTGAGGATAAGGTTCTTGTTTTACCTACTGGAGGCAGTAGTATTGATAGTTTTATAAATATATCTTACTTCAAGAAAAACGGCAGAGATTTATTTTTAATTGTGGATAGTGATAAAGGGGTATCCTTTAAAAACCCAGAAAAACCAGTCAAGCAGCAATCTACTGTAGATAATTTTAGTAAGAAATTTGGTAGTTCTTATCTTCTAAAGAAATCAAATATCGAAAGTTATTTTCACCCGAGAGCAATTGAAAGAAGATACAGACATTTAGAAGAAGGTTCTGTGCATTTTTTTGATGACGATGAGTATTTAGTTGACTTTTTTAAAGAGAAACGTATTTCAAAAAAGCATAATACTCAAATTTTTGATTTAATGACTAAAGAAGAATTTGAAGAAGTGGTAGAACAAGAATTTTTAGATTTTCTAACAGAAATCACAAATTAA
- a CDS encoding restriction endonuclease subunit S, which produces MSYKRLGDYIQPVNIRNTYLEVTTLLGVSVKKKFIPSIANTVGTDFKKYKIVKKHQFVYIPDTSRRGEKIGIAMLESHNIALVSQAYTVFEIENQKKLLSEYLMMWFRRPEFDRYARIKSHGSVREVFDWEELCDTQLPIPSLEKQQQIVAEYNTVAKRIKLNEQLNQKLEETAQALYKHWFVDFEFPNVDGKPYKSSGGEMVYNEELDKDIPVGWSVERLGEIIESHSKKHDFKKEELIFFNTSDILEGDFLHNNYMKVEEMPGQAKKTISKNDILYSEIRPANKRYALVRIDSEDYVVSTKLMVLRLLTDKFNSERIYHYLIYPETIKELHQAAEGRSGTFPQITFEEHIENRQLIIASDNIEKKWQAYLTLHFEQFYNQRDENKKLKELQSLLLAKMTKVELININ; this is translated from the coding sequence ATGAGTTATAAACGTTTGGGTGATTACATACAACCTGTAAATATTAGAAATACATATTTAGAGGTGACTACTTTATTAGGTGTAAGTGTGAAGAAAAAGTTTATTCCTTCAATCGCTAACACTGTTGGTACAGATTTTAAAAAATATAAAATTGTAAAAAAGCATCAATTTGTATATATACCAGATACTTCTAGAAGAGGAGAAAAAATTGGTATTGCCATGTTGGAAAGTCATAATATCGCATTAGTCTCTCAAGCCTATACTGTTTTTGAAATAGAAAACCAAAAAAAATTACTTTCTGAATATTTAATGATGTGGTTTAGAAGGCCAGAATTTGACCGTTATGCTAGGATTAAATCTCACGGAAGTGTTAGAGAAGTATTTGATTGGGAAGAATTATGCGATACACAATTACCTATCCCATCTCTAGAAAAACAACAACAGATAGTAGCTGAGTACAACACAGTTGCCAAGCGCATTAAACTCAACGAACAACTCAACCAAAAACTAGAAGAAACCGCACAAGCTTTATACAAACATTGGTTTGTAGATTTTGAGTTTCCTAATGTAGATGGTAAACCTTATAAATCTTCTGGTGGTGAAATGGTTTATAATGAGGAGTTGGATAAGGATATTCCTGTTGGATGGAGTGTGGAGAGGCTAGGGGAAATTATAGAAAGTCATTCTAAAAAACATGATTTCAAGAAAGAAGAACTTATTTTCTTCAATACTTCGGATATACTTGAAGGAGATTTTCTTCACAATAATTATATGAAAGTTGAAGAAATGCCAGGTCAAGCAAAAAAAACAATAAGTAAAAATGATATTCTTTATAGTGAAATAAGACCTGCAAATAAAAGGTATGCTTTAGTTAGAATTGATTCTGAGGATTATGTTGTTTCAACGAAATTAATGGTTTTAAGATTACTTACTGATAAATTTAATAGTGAAAGAATTTATCATTACTTAATCTATCCTGAAACAATAAAGGAATTACATCAAGCTGCTGAAGGGCGTTCGGGAACATTTCCACAAATTACGTTTGAAGAGCATATTGAAAACAGACAATTAATTATTGCTTCTGATAATATCGAAAAAAAATGGCAAGCTTATTTAACTCTTCATTTTGAACAATTTTATAATCAAAGAGACGAAAACAAAAAACTCAAAGAACTTCAAAGTCTCTTATTAGCAAAAATGACAAAGGTGGAATTAATAAATATAAATTAG
- a CDS encoding type I restriction-modification system subunit M, with translation MAKKEVKQKSIEETLWQSCDKLRGSVESSEYKHVVLGLIFLKFASDKFEERREELITEGQEKYVEMKDFYNMKNVFFLMETSRWSFIKANAKQDDLALKIDTALHQIEKNNPALKGALPDNYFSRLGLDKTKLASLIDQISEINTIADKQNDIVGRVYEYFLAKFAIKEGKGKGEFYTPKSIVNLIAEMIEPYQGIIYDPACGSGGMFVQSVKFIEQHYGNKKEVSVYGQEYTNTTYKLAKMNLAIRGISANLGEKAADTFGADQHPDLKADFIMANPPFNQKDWRSESELTDDPRWKGYDVPPKSNANYGWILNMVSKLSENGVAGFILANGALSGGGEEYKIRKKLIENNMVEAIIILPRSMFYTTDISVTLWILNKNKTEKTVSKGTETRNYRKREEEILFMDLRQKGEPFEKKYIQFSETQIQDIAQTFHMWQTDVSTYKDIPEYCYSANKTEVEKKDFSLVPSKYIEFVNRDENIDFDTKMKALQTELKDLLAQEEQSKTDLQNVFKNLGYEL, from the coding sequence ATGGCTAAAAAAGAAGTAAAACAAAAATCTATAGAAGAAACACTTTGGCAATCTTGTGATAAATTAAGAGGTTCGGTAGAATCTAGCGAATATAAGCACGTAGTATTAGGCTTAATTTTCTTAAAATTTGCCAGCGATAAATTTGAAGAACGCAGAGAAGAATTAATTACAGAAGGACAAGAAAAATATGTAGAAATGAAAGATTTCTACAATATGAAGAACGTGTTCTTTTTAATGGAAACGTCTCGTTGGTCTTTTATCAAAGCAAACGCCAAACAAGACGATTTAGCTTTAAAAATTGATACTGCTTTACACCAAATAGAAAAAAACAACCCTGCACTGAAAGGTGCATTGCCAGACAATTATTTTTCTCGTTTAGGCTTAGACAAAACAAAACTAGCATCTTTAATAGACCAAATAAGCGAAATAAACACCATTGCCGATAAGCAAAACGACATTGTGGGACGTGTGTATGAGTACTTCTTAGCTAAATTTGCCATAAAAGAAGGAAAAGGAAAAGGAGAATTCTACACGCCTAAAAGTATTGTAAACCTAATTGCCGAAATGATAGAACCTTACCAGGGTATTATTTATGATCCTGCTTGTGGTTCTGGTGGTATGTTTGTACAATCTGTAAAGTTTATAGAACAACACTACGGTAATAAAAAAGAGGTTTCTGTATACGGACAAGAATACACCAATACAACCTACAAGTTGGCAAAAATGAATTTAGCCATACGTGGTATTTCTGCTAATTTGGGCGAAAAAGCGGCCGATACTTTTGGAGCTGACCAACACCCAGATTTAAAAGCAGACTTCATAATGGCAAACCCACCTTTTAACCAAAAAGATTGGAGATCCGAAAGCGAATTAACAGACGACCCACGCTGGAAAGGTTATGACGTACCTCCAAAATCTAATGCCAATTATGGTTGGATTTTAAATATGGTTTCTAAATTATCCGAAAATGGAGTAGCTGGTTTTATATTGGCAAATGGAGCGCTTTCAGGTGGTGGAGAAGAATATAAAATACGTAAAAAACTTATTGAAAATAATATGGTAGAAGCTATTATTATTTTACCGAGAAGTATGTTTTATACCACAGATATTTCTGTTACGCTTTGGATTTTAAATAAAAATAAAACTGAAAAAACAGTAAGTAAAGGAACGGAAACACGTAACTATCGCAAGCGTGAAGAAGAAATACTCTTCATGGATTTACGCCAAAAAGGCGAACCTTTCGAGAAAAAATACATTCAGTTTTCAGAAACGCAAATACAAGACATTGCTCAAACCTTTCATATGTGGCAAACCGATGTATCTACTTATAAGGATATACCTGAATATTGCTATTCTGCAAATAAAACCGAAGTAGAAAAAAAGGATTTCTCTTTAGTCCCAAGCAAATACATAGAATTTGTAAACCGAGACGAAAACATAGATTTTGACACAAAAATGAAGGCCTTACAAACCGAATTAAAAGATTTATTAGCACAGGAAGAACAATCAAAAACCGATTTACAGAACGTATTTAAAAACTTGGGTTATGAGTTATAA
- a CDS encoding DUF6804 family protein: MKNNLTLIKIPLAILLLLCLLDMPYGFYEFVRFVALISFGFLAYQSKEKKDKTELIIFISLALLFQPFFKIALGRTLWNIVDVITAIYLLISIVKKQKINKAL, translated from the coding sequence ATGAAGAATAACTTAACACTTATCAAAATTCCGTTAGCAATACTTTTATTGTTATGCTTATTAGATATGCCTTATGGATTCTACGAATTTGTAAGGTTTGTAGCACTTATAAGTTTTGGTTTTTTAGCATATCAATCTAAAGAAAAAAAAGATAAGACTGAACTGATAATTTTTATCTCTCTTGCCCTACTCTTTCAACCTTTTTTTAAAATTGCTCTTGGTAGAACTTTATGGAATATAGTAGACGTAATTACGGCGATCTACCTATTAATTAGCATTGTGAAAAAACAAAAGATAAACAAGGCTTTATAA
- a CDS encoding AAA family ATPase, whose product MKISKKILSKGQNIDNKYKVTFFLKKGSYAETYRVKDLEGKTKLLKLFRYSRLDRTQFDSNDDILEIEILKQIKHPNLVNYHDSGELLVENQKYAFVILNFISGETLADKMKREETLNQYETKDIISGVLNGLNYLHNLDNPIIHNDITNLNIMTDLSGKVPIPKIIDFGYARYLNQSNKDFLKDGLNPFYQANENFNKIFSKQSDVFSVGALYYHLLFGLPPWFVEISKYKSDKISLEDAVIQERKKPLKFDKNIDEQTQNIIAKALQSNAENRFKNVKEFIQAINGELEVKQLSTVTETVKPKIKNLKNGQGFKAIAGMQELKETIQLDVIDALNDKEKYAEYGLTIPNGMLLYGPPGCGKTFFAERMAEEIGFNFHQIKPSDIQSKFINESQENIKRLFDEARANAPSIIFIDELDALIPNRNNTGINHMNTSAVNEFLAQMNNCGDDGVFIIGATNRPNVIDPAVLRAGRLDKTIYLPPPDFEARELMFRLYLDKRPREIGLDYKELAKATENYVSSDIKFLSDEASRKALKMKSRITKEILLETINNNRPSISLNELKSYVTIRAKMEGTSENTNNRPSIGF is encoded by the coding sequence ATGAAAATATCAAAAAAAATATTATCCAAAGGTCAAAATATTGATAATAAATACAAGGTAACCTTCTTTCTTAAAAAAGGAAGTTACGCTGAAACCTATCGTGTAAAAGATTTAGAAGGAAAAACAAAACTTTTAAAGTTGTTTCGCTATTCTAGACTAGACAGAACACAGTTTGATAGTAATGATGATATTTTAGAAATTGAAATTTTAAAGCAAATTAAACATCCAAATTTGGTTAACTATCACGATAGTGGAGAATTGCTTGTAGAAAATCAAAAATATGCTTTTGTAATACTCAATTTCATTAGTGGAGAAACTTTGGCTGATAAAATGAAACGAGAGGAAACATTAAATCAGTATGAAACAAAAGATATAATTTCTGGTGTGTTAAATGGGTTAAACTATTTACATAACCTAGATAATCCAATTATCCACAATGATATTACGAACTTAAATATCATGACTGATTTATCAGGTAAAGTTCCCATTCCAAAAATAATTGATTTTGGTTATGCTCGCTATTTGAACCAATCAAACAAAGATTTTTTAAAGGACGGACTAAATCCATTTTATCAAGCTAATGAAAATTTTAATAAAATATTTTCGAAACAAAGTGATGTGTTTTCTGTAGGAGCCTTGTATTATCATTTACTTTTTGGCTTACCTCCTTGGTTTGTTGAGATTTCAAAATATAAATCTGATAAAATAAGTTTAGAAGATGCTGTTATACAAGAACGTAAAAAACCTTTAAAGTTTGACAAAAATATAGATGAGCAAACACAAAATATCATAGCCAAAGCTTTACAATCAAACGCTGAAAATCGTTTTAAAAATGTAAAAGAGTTTATACAGGCAATTAATGGCGAATTAGAGGTTAAACAGCTTTCAACTGTTACTGAAACTGTTAAACCAAAAATAAAAAATCTAAAAAACGGACAAGGATTTAAAGCTATTGCTGGAATGCAAGAACTTAAAGAAACCATACAATTAGATGTAATTGACGCTTTAAATGACAAAGAAAAATATGCCGAATATGGCTTAACAATTCCTAATGGAATGTTATTGTATGGTCCTCCAGGTTGTGGTAAAACTTTTTTTGCAGAACGAATGGCTGAAGAAATTGGTTTTAATTTTCATCAAATAAAACCTTCAGATATTCAAAGTAAATTTATAAATGAGTCACAAGAAAATATCAAACGTTTATTTGATGAAGCAAGAGCAAATGCACCTAGCATCATTTTTATCGATGAATTAGATGCTTTAATCCCTAATCGTAATAATACAGGTATTAACCACATGAATACAAGTGCTGTTAATGAGTTTTTAGCACAAATGAATAATTGCGGTGATGATGGTGTTTTTATTATTGGAGCTACCAATAGACCTAATGTAATTGACCCTGCAGTTTTAAGAGCAGGACGTTTAGATAAAACGATCTATCTACCACCACCAGATTTTGAAGCTAGAGAATTGATGTTTAGACTATATTTAGATAAAAGGCCTAGAGAAATAGGTTTAGATTATAAAGAATTAGCGAAAGCAACCGAAAACTATGTTTCTAGTGATATTAAATTTCTTAGTGATGAAGCGTCTAGAAAAGCTTTAAAAATGAAATCTAGAATCACAAAAGAAATTTTATTAGAAACTATTAATAACAATAGACCGTCAATTTCTCTAAATGAGTTAAAGAGTTACGTAACTATAAGAGCAAAGATGGAAGGAACATCTGAAAACACAAATAATCGACCGAGTATTGGTTTTTAA
- a CDS encoding cell envelope integrity protein TolA translates to MKLKIKLLLPFFFLALIISSCESRVEKEQREAKELQQRIQIKARKEKEAKEVAFQKEQKRIEREKEETAKRIKREAKLKKEREEKAIYDRYINNSLRTGDTPYAYCFGSNNSCSNNGCSQIKVTTPVNSDVLVTIKKNGKVYRHAYINSNSSYTFEFPNGSYQTYFYYGKGWNPNKIMKKTNCGTLKGGFITNEHFGKDNLQTLNNNILEYELILQQNGNFSTKPSNSEEAF, encoded by the coding sequence ATGAAATTAAAAATTAAACTTCTTCTTCCATTCTTTTTTTTAGCATTAATTATTTCTTCCTGTGAAAGTAGAGTTGAAAAAGAACAACGTGAAGCAAAAGAGCTACAACAAAGAATTCAAATAAAAGCTCGAAAGGAAAAAGAAGCTAAAGAAGTTGCTTTTCAAAAAGAACAAAAAAGAATTGAACGAGAAAAAGAAGAAACAGCTAAACGAATAAAAAGAGAAGCCAAGCTTAAAAAGGAACGCGAAGAAAAAGCAATCTATGACAGGTATATAAACAACTCTTTACGCACAGGTGATACACCCTATGCTTACTGTTTTGGTTCTAATAATTCTTGTTCAAATAATGGATGCTCTCAAATTAAGGTAACTACACCTGTTAATTCTGATGTTTTGGTAACTATTAAAAAGAATGGAAAAGTATATAGACATGCTTATATAAATTCTAATAGTTCTTATACGTTTGAGTTTCCAAATGGCAGCTATCAAACCTACTTTTATTATGGAAAAGGATGGAATCCAAATAAAATAATGAAAAAAACTAATTGTGGTACTTTAAAAGGTGGCTTTATTACCAATGAGCATTTTGGAAAAGACAACCTACAGACATTAAATAATAACATTTTAGAATATGAATTGATATTACAACAGAATGGTAATTTTAGTACTAAACCTAGTAATTCAGAGGAAGCTTTTTAA